A stretch of the Pirellulales bacterium genome encodes the following:
- a CDS encoding tetratricopeptide repeat protein has product GVLILLWRRQPAGYVGAWVLLILSPTFFVPIVTEVMAERRMYLPLAALLTLAVAGGYWAVQWTWTKVSAARAVPRTKERWRVVDGRILAVVGSAALTLALACCLLDIHRLAAYQDALALWQDTAATQPDDSVAFNNWGLELVNVDRVPEAIECYRRALQLDGQHVEVRANLGTALMKMGRIQDAIDQYQQALQFKPDFIEARCNLGIALGKIGKNQAAIEQLQIAQRIDSDNATVHFNLGIGLGQADRLPEAIEQFQEALRLDPDYKGARIKLGMALLNAQRPQQAVQEFQRVLQTTPTDCGIYFNLALAYAQLNRSQDALKAAKQAAELAGIQNQTETAQEIEAWLNDYKAGMANPPDLTSRGDAASQNR; this is encoded by the coding sequence CGGCGTCTTGATCCTGCTGTGGCGGCGGCAGCCGGCAGGCTATGTCGGCGCCTGGGTGTTGTTGATTCTGTCCCCCACATTCTTCGTCCCGATTGTCACCGAAGTGATGGCCGAACGGCGGATGTATCTGCCGCTGGCGGCGCTGCTGACGCTGGCCGTCGCCGGCGGTTACTGGGCCGTGCAATGGACCTGGACGAAAGTCTCCGCTGCGCGTGCTGTACCCCGAACGAAGGAGCGATGGCGGGTTGTCGACGGGCGCATTCTCGCCGTCGTCGGCTCGGCCGCGCTGACCCTGGCGCTGGCCTGCTGCCTGCTCGACATCCACCGCCTGGCCGCTTATCAGGATGCACTGGCCCTCTGGCAGGACACCGCCGCCACTCAACCCGACGACAGCGTGGCCTTCAACAACTGGGGGCTGGAGCTAGTGAACGTGGATCGTGTGCCTGAAGCTATCGAATGTTATCGGCGTGCGCTGCAGCTTGATGGGCAGCATGTTGAAGTCCGCGCCAACCTGGGGACCGCGCTCATGAAAATGGGCCGTATCCAAGACGCGATCGATCAGTATCAGCAGGCATTGCAATTCAAACCGGACTTTATAGAGGCTCGCTGCAACTTGGGAATTGCGCTGGGCAAAATCGGCAAAAATCAAGCGGCCATTGAACAGTTGCAAATTGCCCAGCGGATTGATTCCGACAATGCGACGGTTCATTTCAACTTGGGCATCGGGCTGGGACAGGCAGATCGGTTGCCGGAGGCGATCGAACAATTTCAGGAAGCGCTGCGGCTAGATCCCGATTACAAAGGGGCGCGCATCAAGTTAGGCATGGCGCTATTGAACGCCCAGCGACCACAACAGGCCGTCCAAGAATTTCAGCGGGTGCTGCAAACGACGCCAACCGATTGCGGCATTTATTTCAATTTGGCATTGGCCTACGCGCAATTAAACCGCTCCCAAGACGCCTTGAAGGCCGCAAAGCAGGCCGCGGAATTGGCCGGCATCCAGAATCAAACCGAGACGGCGCAGGAAATAGAAGCCTGGCTGAACGATTATAAAGCCGGCATGGCGAACCCTCCTGATTTGACCTCTCGTGGCGATGCGGCTTCGCAAAATCGCTAG